Genomic segment of Arctopsyche grandis isolate Sample6627 chromosome 11, ASM5162203v2, whole genome shotgun sequence:
CAatctggaatatttagatttgTAATATCGTTAAATCTAACTTGCATATCCTCATGAAGCTGCTTCAAatgttcaatatatatgtatcgatcatcattttgtatttcattagaaatagtagccaatgatTGAAATTGTGTTGACTCACGTCgtccaatattaattttgaaaagatCGAGCTTTCCAagtaataattacatttttacacgtTATGAGATTATatctgataaataaaatatatttccttTTGCACCAACCATTCCTTTTGCACCAACCATTTCTTTCCCAAATTGGTTGTCACTCATATAGTACACAATACTATTCAAAATATGACAATTACACTTCGATAACCAACGAACTTCCGTGTGTAACAGAAGGCGCTCAATATCCTCCTCGTTTTCttcacatattacatatttgtcGAAAAATTTGATCTTATTTAAAAATGGTTCCCAAACTCCTTCCcaatcttatttaaaaaatatttcgcacATATTTTTTCAGATATGCGATAAATCCTCGATATTTGCCAATCATTGTTGCACAAGCTAGTATATTTTCGGAAATGAAAACGTATATTCAGTTTgatgacaaataaaacatttaaactctTCTGTCGATactacaatatttacatacaaaaattttaatctgaCTGTGACTCCCCTATAGCTCGCCAAGCCTCTCCAAAAGTAGAATTTTGGTTTGTGCCTCCCTAGAGAGGGTCTGGGACTCCCAAGGTGGCCATATGGCCACAGGTGGAGAAACACTGACCTATTCTGtaggcttttcccctgtgtgagaccTTAAATGGCTCACAAGGCTTCGTttatgagtaaatgattttaagcaaatttcacatttgtgtggttttgtCCCAGTATGCGATATTTTATGTGCCttaaggttagatttttgacaaaatgattttaaacagatttcacacttgtggggcttttcccccgtgtgggaCCTTAAATGGCTCACTAGGCTTCgtttatgaataaatgattttaagcaaatttcacatttgtgtggttttgtCTCAGTATGCGATATTTGATGTGacttgaaaatacatttttgagaaaatgatattaaacaaatttcacacttgtaaggcttttcccccgtgtgataTCTTAAATGTGATGCAAGTGCCTCTTTATGAATAAATgcttttaagcaaatgtcacattgtatttttatcccagtatgcgattttttatgatacacgaggtgagatttttgataaaatgatttgaaacaaatttcacactcgtaaggcttttcccccgtgtgagatcttaaatgtatcacaagtccttgtttttgagaaaatgattttatacaattttcacacttgtaaggcttttcccccgtgtgagacctTAAATGTAACACGAGACCagatttttgataaaatgattttaaacaaatttcacacttgtacggCTTTTCTCCCGTGTGAGACCTGAAATGTAATACAAGTGCAtgtttatgaataaatgattttaagcagatttcacatttgtgtagttttatcccagtatgcgattttttatgtaattcgaGGTtatattttcgagaaaatgattttaaacaaatttcacatttgtgtggttttattccagtATGCGATATTTTGTGTGACTCGAGGcgagatttttgagaaaatggttttaaacaaatttcacatttgaacggtttaTCTCTAGTACACAAAACAAGTTTAGATTCCATGGGAAATGGCTTTGAACGaatttcactattctttcggtgaattgtcgacaacgaaggctcatcgtcccatcTTACATCTTCCAagaaaacttcttcagtcttgatcttcaaacaatcatctaacctcagttgagacgtttcgttgcttcgaaaacaagcctttcgaaagtcgattagcaattccagattggtcttaCACAAAAGACACACCGAGTCCGGCAACCcgtcgcctcttttaacctgcacaTGAAAGAAATAGGATTAAGCGGTGAGAACAGTTAACCAATTGGGTCCACAATAGTTGTAACCAGCTGTAACCAGCAACTGACATTagtttgacagcaggtccgaatgcgttgttCCAAACGAGGATCACCGAAGATAgagacggaagactcggccggagctgatccaagacaaagcctgcactccatcgtctctGTATTTAATTCTGACAACAACCTGATCGACTGGGCCTCACCTTGTTATTGTTTAAGTGACATTTCGTCTAAATTTGGTACTAATTATACCAACTTTGAGGTGCCAACTTATACCAACTGCTCACAGACAACTCGTACCAAACTAGTTGCCCACAGGTCATTCCTCAAAAGCTGTAGACATTGACAAGCAGGACTAACGAGAGGGGGTAACAGATATGCGAATAATCAGAGCCCAGATTCTGAAAGGTAACGTTTGTAATAttcgataaaatatattttgtattagaaaaatagattgaaattcgttcacatttttattatatgcaaaaATTAGATGCATTTTCGTTAAATTTCTtagaaattaatcaaaattattcGCATTCGCAGAAAAAACAGTTGATAGTTTTTTATCGTTGCCGACCAAGTTCAATTTGTGGAGAAAAGGgtccaatttaatttaaaaccagATCGAAGAATTATATGCAATGTTTGGAAGTgtaactgtatgtatgtaaattaaaccatttaagtacatatacatattatatttgcccagggcttttttcccatgtaatgcggtggaacggcgttccggcacctattttttcgacattttttttatacttcaatcgaatattatttttttagttaaacTTGTTAAGTTTCAAAAAATGAAGAAATCTCTTGTTACTTCTCAAACGCTGTTGCCGATTCCCTTAGTAAAAAGCCAAAAACAATAACAGAAACAACGAcagaaaatatagaaatatcgGTACAGGTTGATGTTCCTGAAACGTCCCAAGCTGATATTGAAGAGCAAAACCGAACTCAAAATGATTGGCCTGATTGCTGGTCATAACTAAGGTTCGGAGCGGACCGTGGTATTTTCGAGGATATTGtcacccttttttttgctctataGCTTTTTAGTACAattgtaattgacaatagtcaaCCCTCTTTCCTAGAAAATAGCACGGTTCGCGCCGAAGCTTagtcattacaaaaaaaaaatagatttttattaaatagattataaaaatagccctatacatatgtatagggctTTTCCAGACAAGGGGGAAAAAACATTTGAGGGGGAAAAAAGATTGAAAAGACAAGACAATTTGTACAATGTTTTGTAAGAATCGTCAtgaaatgcaataaaataaattcaaaatattttttgcaaaaaaaaagcaaaagggATAACTCGGACTTTGGATCTAACATGCATAAGTACCTGACATGGTAATGCAAATGTTTTAGTTTGCATCCGCTACTCTCCccttaaaatatacaatatttttattttacagtaGATGAATGGATCAAATTGTACAAACTACTTTCAATATGTTTGTGTAGCAAAATCAATTCGTAAAAATGAACGGCGTCGAAATAATGTATTTAAGTTATAATTCTTCAATTACACAGTGGCGTacctaccgcgcccgcagaccccgcaatgcgggagGGCGCCACAAAGCGGCGCGccttttttacggattttttaatttgttctgtaatttctttgtaatatgtttttaaaaacctcTTATTTTTCTacctatttgcatctcgttttattgtatatactatacatatgtacatacaatattatattttgaattcatcctcattgtgtaattgatctatgccaatagggctagaagactgccgtcttttttcattttttgaacgtcagtgccatttttcaaactattttccaagaattctctcttattcttgtatatttactttatcgatttacgtagtaacaatagatgaagttttgtgatcatgcgaaaattctcctgctttaaacagattgtgcacttcgatatataggtatatgcagtggcggctcgtccatacgcactgcggtactgcagcacccccaaggaaattgagaaaaatttaatattattatatacatacataaatgtacatatgtatgtatattatatgaaaatatcaatattatttaagcgtgtattaagctcgcccgcacaccgatacatccaataatgatcataaatcgcggtactaatatcagaaagtgaggcatcgtttatgattttgtgcagtacgggtttcgttggaatatgccgagtgggcgaaggaggggcgcggggaggGAGCTcgcgctagaagcttggtctcgTTAAACTCCCGGCTGTACGAGACGTATTTTGCGTCGATGCGCGCGCCCGACACCTCTCACTTTTCCTCATTCCTTCTGCTTtcgtctttccttctacacctcttacactttctacattTCTAGCCTTCCTTCTAAACCTCACTATAAcagttttatttcttttaattcatttggcaaactattttttttaaaagcgatATTTGCACCTATTTTCGAAACAGAATCATGACtctaaccagtggcggctcgtcctaatgggctgccgggctgcagcccctcctataaaattctaaaatatatgtttaataatacatttaatattttatttattaatgatattttttttattagttggatggacgaactattggggccttcgacagagtaaatattacttacattatcacccatatccaaaagggtgatattgtaagtaatgttgaccgtttcgaagaccccactaacttgtatggtgacagatgaattaaaatgttgctgtactggctgtaaagttttacagcgccgccctgaacgccacgcagcccggagtctcggaacgagaaagagaaagagctatttgcaactgcagatagctctttctctttcactcactctgccgttttgggctggatagtcggcagccttcgcctgttaaacaacattcatctgtcagtttgtgtaagatttcgcgcgcttgatcttacatttgattagttgaatcgcacgatcacagctttattcgttttcgttattcttaattggttgtgtatgagccctcatcaaatcttcggtgagtcgttttcatttcgataacagcaaacttttttcaaatctgtttaattttttctcgtaatttttatttaaatatattaagattttttttctttcaaaaatgggagaaaaaaagaattcagtaaaatatttacaaaatttgcacttttcgcgactagaacttaccgaaaaagtcgctataaaagcattaggctgcctcacgcccaatttaattatttcacagcctgctaCTAGTAGATcctttagttactcgcgaaaatttaatccagacatctataaaaaatacaattggttaagagggctgtacacccgaaaccttaattttgttaccgttcccttcttcgatatatatatattgagtgaatgcgacaatatatatcaatatatatatattgagtgaatgcgacagttgcgcttcgaccagataaaacgtattttaaattgacaaaatcgaggtttcgtattctcctattttctcctccaaaactggaccaatttttaaaaaaatttcatcatcggtatgagaaagatactttctgtgcatctatcggcgtattttttttaaatcgaccgttaaataagcacgctggactcgtttcgtgggtgtaaaaaagaggcgattttataaatgtttggcggctcctagctcctataaaaaataattaatcaaaaaaataatgcacccagatgcaccccaatggtagatatccatagcatattaaaaaataatttctctagtgccataattgaggaagggagaagtatagtacgtttgtatggacaaggcgctgctgtccagccctcttaaccctttggctgctacgaggtttttcaatgtccaagcgaaaaatgctaacatttgtaattattttgaaaaaaaataaatataatatttttttttacatacttacttcgccgaacactcgtaatttttataatactttatatacatttttaagaagcagtcgtggactagtgctctctctttctgtcttgcttttacatgcgtgcgtgcgaaagagatacctacatatatacactaaataagttttgacgattgttttccgaggctttattcttttcaataatctatttttagatatcgatgtatccttacaacatgcgatatattcgaaacaggtagcggtctctctctctttctttcttggttttaattgtgtacgtgtgagcgagacacacaaggatgcgaagtttctaataatcaaataatttttcaacatgtatcataaacattttgtatgcatttcagttgcatttgattgattgcatgaattcgtgacgtctcgtgacctatataattgaaagcggatttctattgttttttgccatttattttaactctgcaaaatgatatcggacagtgaaagtgatgaaagcgaaataatagctcctcgccgaggaacttgacaaatcagcagctctactgattctgaaaatgaatttatcgacaataatcaattcccaagtaataactccttatatgacattgacaacgaacccgaaatttactttgatgatgaacccgaaattgaagagcttttatttaaaaaattgataaatatttataaagcttgaaaaataaatataaatacgtatataaaaaaaatgtttcgtgccactgatgcgctggtggctcaaagaaagtattgaaatacgacaattaatgacgtcaacaacgatcgtcgtagcaatcttcgccgatttcaaaacaacgatttatcgttgttgtagcagtcaaagggttaacgggatgtacagaaaaaaacgtgttattttgttatccgtgtcttttgtttggaggcgagtcgccaggcgaagcatcttggacgaaaacaggagttattgacttaaaacatttaaatgataaaattaaaaaaaacacgagggaagtgtcgaacacttaaaaaatgtgtgtaatctcacgattttgggatcggctaacataaaaacccatttaagcgaagcttatcggcgggaaatagataagcataacgaaaacttttgtcctgttatgactaAAGAgaggacccagagcgcgctgtccattgttcacatgttgtaaatgcattgttaaaggtttgccgaacctttttaacaaagcaattacaataatggaacaatagacggcgcgcttccggttctacctctagttatgacatgatagaacaattatggtgacatgttttagacatattttcagtgcagccccgccactaaaaattatcacgagccgccactgactaactattaattaagtatatcaaaatcaagagaagttgAGGCAATATTTTCAAGACCTTAAATCTTTTTCCGAAAATgccgataaaacaataacagattctaccaatttactgaatacataattttttattttggttagaactttttcacaaattaataccgcatgtagaaattatttacaaccaaatgcaatctagtaatatcgatgcattttgaattaaagaaaacttttattcaaaatgctttactaatgtcattatacaaatacgagattaTTATAGCGAATTGTCTTCATCTCAGTCTCAAGAAGCCAAAAAtgtgtgcgatgttattattaaggacaTCAAAGAGAAATGTACTTTGTCTAATCGATTAatagctgtgaaattatttaataaagaaaattttgaaaagtactgaaagaaaatgcca
This window contains:
- the LOC143919015 gene encoding uncharacterized protein LOC143919015 yields the protein MECRLCLGSAPAESSVSIFGDPRLEQRIRTCCQTNVKRGDGLPDSVCLLCKTNLELLIDFRKACFRSNETSQLRLDDCLKIKTEEVFLEDVRWDDEPSLSTIHRKNSEIRSKPFPMESKLVLCTRDKPFKCEICLKPFSQKSRLESHKISHTGIKPHKCEICLKSFSRKYNLELHKKSHTGIKLHKCEICLKSFIHKHALVLHFRSHTGEKPYKCEICLKSFYQKSGLVLHLRSHTGEKPYKCENCIKSFSQKQGLVIHLRSHTGEKPYECEICFKSFYQKSHLVYHKKSHTGIKIQCDICLKAFIHKEALASHLRYHTGEKPYKCEICLISFSQKCIFKSHQISHTETKPHKCEICLKSFIHKRSLVSHLRSHTGEKPHKCEICLKSFCQKSNLKAHKISHTGTKPHKCEICLKSFTHKRSLVSHLRSHTGEKPTE